CTCATTTTTAGCCGAcatctcattaaaggtaaaaattcaagatttgggTTTTTGATCGCAATAGAATCTAtttctttgtaaaaaaaaaagtcatttacCACTTTAGATAGTTTTAGCATTTCATTTGCAAGCTATTTGCAcctttattttgaaaagtcaatgtTGACTTTTCAGTTGTCTTTTTGGTCAACTTTGACCCAAAAGCCAACCTTGGTCAAAATTTGCTTTTTGGCACCAAATCATCCAAAATAGTGTCAATTTCActattgcattttcaatttataGAAAATTGACCTCACTGTTGGTTAacctttttctaaaaataaaaataaaaaatgtgaaaatctcAAGATCAACCCTTTTACCTTAATTTGACTTTAGCATTGTCCGTCTTACAAAAATCGATCCCAAATCaactttttccaatttcagAATTTCGATACCTCATcagcaaaattcaaaattcaatcaTTTCCAATCATTTTTTAGGTTAGATTCCTTCATAACATTTGATCTAGAGGTCATTACACATTCATTCCCAAACCAATTTGAGATTCCATGCCAATTgcaaatttttcccaatttcaagGCTGTACAGTGATCTGATTTAGTCTTCATGATCAACATACAAGTTCTGGTGTTCAATATAATTGAGTGAATAGAGCATGAAATCAatattaattttaagaaaattcacAAGAATGCAAGTTCAATTGACTCAGTTTAAGGCAAGCTTAGTGCAATTGACTTGATTTCACTCAACCCATGCTAGAGTATCATCTAATTTGAGTAATTGAAGTTCAATATGATCAGTTATACATGTTCAAAATTGGTCACATGGCCCATGAGGTAATTCTAATAGAAATTGACGGAATTAATGGATTGTATGTCAAATTCACCATCACAATTTAattaaattcaatcaacttgTGCTCAATTTGATCTAATtcaatttagaactttttcattCAGCAGAATTGGATAGACATTGGAAGATTTGAGCAAAATAGAAGTCAAACTGAACCGGTTTGACACCTGGTTCGACTGGGCTAAACCGATTCAACCAATCTCACTCAGCCGGCGATCTCCGGCCATTGTCCAATGAATTTTCAGCAGCCAACAATGCCGTCCAACCATCTAAGGCCATGGCCAGAGTCCCTCTCCTCGCTTCATGAGATAGAACAGGTGCTCATACACAAATGCTTTTATTACACGATATTTTCTCAGACAGAGAGTTGGTCTAGGACACGGACACTTTATTatgcataaaagaaaaggcaCGTAACTCTTTCTTTGAGTTTAAACGTTCCATGAGAGGTAAAGAAATGCTCAAGGCCGAACGGTGAAATCGAAGTTTCCACATGAGCTCCCGAAGGAGGACAAGGAAGAACTGAATCCCAATCTCGACTGGACTAAATCAAATTGCAACATTATGTTCTCCATTTGGTATGTCCCGATCACCACAGCATGCTCTGCTGAGTCTCCTCCGTCAACGAATGCCAAACATGCCACATCGTCGTTCACTTGTTTCAGTAAATTAGATTCGTGAATTGTCCAGTGCCCGCCGTCGCCTAGCACTAGATCGATTTGAGGAATGCTCTCGTCCTTCTTCTCTTGCGTGATGTTCGTCTTGAAGCAAAAGTCGAGCGGACTCATCCTCTTTCCTCGAGGGATGCCTTTCAGAGCCTTCTTGAATTCGCTTATAAAGACACTGTAAATGTCCCTCCTTAGGGTAGTGTAGGGCACTGTAGTACTGAGCTTCACACCTCCATTAAAGTCGAGCGCAAATGCGTTCGCTGGAACACTAATGGCCTGTTGGTCTATGGATATCCCTGTCACGTTGATAAAATATCCCAGTGTCGTGGGATTCTTTATGAGTGGAGTGTAGGAAAGTACACTTGAAGCATCAAAGTTCGCTGGAGGTTCAATATAGTATGGACCATCACCGAAGAAAATGACCCCTTGGTCATCACTTGAGCTTGAGAGGCAAATGGAGAATTTCTTTGCGACGTCGAGGAAAAATGGGGTGAATTGATAtagtagagagagagtggaccATGACAATGAAGCTACACCGATTGCTTGTGCTGGAAGAGATTGCAAGAGAGACGATGGAGCACACGATACGTACCGATTGAAGTACTGTATCCTGTATGTAGAGAGAGATCTACCAGCGGTCCAATATACTGTCAGAACATTGCCACTTAAATAAGATGGGGCACATGACCCGGTGATTGGGTTCACAGGTGTAATATAGCAAGAGTAGCCATATG
The genomic region above belongs to Rhodamnia argentea isolate NSW1041297 chromosome 6, ASM2092103v1, whole genome shotgun sequence and contains:
- the LOC115744848 gene encoding gamma conglutin 1-like, coding for MCNLILALLIFVLGLSSLEVLAQPFHTLVTSLHKDPNTSLHTVTLTLNPSEQYLVDLDAPFIWNRCDFPQPMVSFDDPECSTARNYISPLCPEANNTYGYSCYITPVNPITGSCAPSYLSGNVLTVYWTAGRSLSTYRIQYFNRYVSCAPSSLLQSLPAQAIGVASLSWSTLSLLYQFTPFFLDVAKKFSICLSSSSDDQGVIFFGDGPYYIEPPANFDASSVLSYTPLIKNPTTLGYFINVTGISIDQQAISVPANAFALDFNGGVKLSTTVPYTTLRRDIYSVFISEFKKALKGIPRGKRMSPLDFCFKTNITQEKKDESIPQIDLVLGDGGHWTIHESNLLKQVNDDVACLAFVDGGDSAEHAVVIGTYQMENIMLQFDLVQSRLGFSSSLSSFGSSCGNFDFTVRP